A window of the Lactuca sativa cultivar Salinas chromosome 5, Lsat_Salinas_v11, whole genome shotgun sequence genome harbors these coding sequences:
- the LOC128134286 gene encoding uncharacterized protein LOC128134286: protein MGNGAGLTLLSDQHKGLIEAVKERVPDAEHRQCARHVYANFKKKFKGAAYRKLFWRAAKATTVQRFEGIMKEIRVIDVQAYDHLMERDPKSWSRAFFVLDRSCDAIENGICESFNAAIVHARKKPIITMLEEIRRFVMDRMYCKRLKGQKWNLAICPSIRKKIVDKRKHLRYIYFIL, encoded by the exons ATGGGAAATGGGGCAGGATTAACCTTACTTTCTGACCAACacaag GGTCTTATTGAGGCTGTTAAAGAAAGAGTACCAGATGCTGAGCATAGGCAATGTGCTAGGCACGTGTATGCTAATTTCAAGAAAAAATTTAAGGGTGCTGCATATAGGAAGCTTTTTTGGAGGGCTGCAAAGGCCACAACTGTGCAAAGGTTTGAAGGTATAATGAAAGAGATTAGGGTGATTGATGTACAAGCATATGATCACTTGATGGAAAGAGATCCAAAATCCTGGTCTAGGGCTTTTTTTGTATTGGACAGGTCTTGTGATGCCATTGAGAATGGTATTTGTGAATCTTTTAATGCTGCAATTGTGCATGCTAGGAAAAAGCCGATTATAACAATGTTAGAGGAAATTAGGAGGTTTGTGATGGATAGGATGTATTGTAAAAGATTGAAGGGGCAGAAATGGAATCTAGCCATATGTCCATCTATTAGAAAGAAAATAGTGGACAAGAGGAAACATCTAAGGTATATATACTTTATTTTATAG
- the LOC111888497 gene encoding auxin transporter-like protein 2, translating into MVPNKQREGAIVPEEMKGSNEQEQGEGQVGVDQSMPGFKNFLWHGGSAYDAWFSCVSNQAAQVLLNSHTLSLNWVCFQESSLKSFMDSLEAGLLISSVFSMSSIEPKTRKRMSTSKNHAIQFLECGMGFDFKQIVCEQIRKERI; encoded by the exons ATGGTTCCTAATAAGCAACGTGAAGGAGCAATAGTTCCCGAGGAAATGAAGGGTTCAAATGAGCAAGAACAAGGAGAGGGGCAGGTAGGGGTAGATCAGTCAATGCCTGGCTTCAAGAACTTTCTTTGGCATGGTGGTTCTGCTTATGATGCTTGGTTCAGTTGTGTCTCAAACCAG GCAGCACAAGTGTTGTTGAACTCCCATACTCTTTCTCTCAATTGGGTATGCTTTCAGGAGTCATCTTTGAAGTCTTTTATGGACTCCTTGGAAGCTGGACTGCTTATCTCATCAGTGTTCTCTATGTCCAGTATAGAGCCAAAAACAAGAAAGAGAATGTCAACTTCTAAGAACCATGCTATTCAG TTCTTAGAGTGTGGGATGGGCTTCGATTTCAAGCAAATCGTGTGTGAGCAAATCCGAAAGGAGCGAATCTAA